The following are from one region of the Fusarium verticillioides 7600 chromosome 1, whole genome shotgun sequence genome:
- a CDS encoding AGC/AKT protein kinase encodes MTGTETSNAGGGFDLLRRATQAMMSRSAADEDGADHIGLETPRSGVATPQPDLQDKRLPGIMSYFGQSGNSTPTRAMSAARPSGSDRAPSSGRTSHDGAEVSGAQTPRSSAGAQAPAAKGKLTIKINEARGLRKSRDPYVVVVFQRSELISGGPHHIDEDDNLSVEPPPVAGGIPIQRSGSDSGRPLAIPMRSRQSSNTSINDYGSFRNRSGGQLTFTNPKWDAEAEFDVVDYDMLVDVSVYDHGATGDEFLGHVDFQASKDPGATVQGWFQLQGHADTMAENAPTGEIFLEAIYHRAERKQFGPTDFEILKLIGKGTFGQVYQVRKKDTQRIYAMKVLQKKVIVQKKEVAHTVGERNILVRTAMSDSPFIVGLKFSFQTPSELYLVTDYMSGGELFWHLQKEGRFDEKRAKFYIAELILAIQHLHHNDIVYRDLKPENILLDANGHIALCDFGLSKANLTKNDTTNTFCGTTEYLAPEVLLDESGYTKMVDFWSLGVLVFEMCCGWSPFYAEDTQQMYKNIAFGKVRFPRDTLSQEGRNFVKGLLNRNPKHRLGATDDAEELKRHPFFADVDWTLLSKKLITPPFKPKLKSETDVSYFDPEFTTALDQNGSLNERAAALARGYAASTPLSPSVQANFQGFTFVDESALDDHMRDRAGLVDEDMDDGQHHRNRDNDDWDNIDDIDLRKANRMSGIVKTGHDEHMVGGSHFDV; translated from the exons ATGACGGGCACTGAGACCTCCAATGCGGGAGGAGGTTTTGATCTGCTACGAAGAGCAACTCAAGCAATGATGTCTAG GTCTGCGGCAGACGAGGATGGCGCCGATCACATTGGTCTCGAAACTCCTCGATCCGGTGTAGCTACACCTCAACCCGATCTACAGGACAAACGCTTACCAGGAATCATGAGCTACTTCGGCCAG AGCGGCAACTCGACTCCTACTCGAGCAATGTCGGCTGCTCGACCATCTGGCTCCGATAGAGCCCCATCCTCCGGAAGGACCAGTCATGACGGTGCTGAAGTCAGCGGTGCCCAGACTCCAAGGAGTTCTGCTGGTGCCCAGGCGCCTGCCGCCAAGGGAAAGCTAACAATCAAGATCAATGAGGCTCGCGGGCTTAGGAAGAGTCGGGACCCTTATGTTGTTGTGGTTTTCCAGCGTAGTGAGCTCATTTCCGGGGGTCCCCACCATATCGATGAGGACGATAACCTCAGTGTTGAGCCACCTCCAGTCGCTGGTGGTATCCCTATCCAGCGATCAGGCAGTGACTCTGGACGTCCTTTGGCTATTCCAATGAGGAGCAGGCaaagcagcaacaccagcattAATGACTATGGCTCGTTCCGTAACCGATCCGGAGGTCAGCTTACATTCACCAACCCAAAATGGGATGCCGAAGCCGAGTT CGACGTTGTGGACTATGATATGCTGGTTGATGTCTCGGTCTATGATCATGGAGCAACGGGCGATGAATTTCTAGGTCATGTTGATTTTCAGGCCAGCAAGGATCCTGGTGCCACCGTCCAGGGTTGGTTCCAGCTGCAGGGCCATGCTGATACTATGGCAGAAAATGCGCCAACCGGTGAGATCTTCCTCGAGGCCATCTACCACAGAGCAGAGAGGAAGCAATTTGGCCCCACTGATTTCGAGATTCTGAAACTCATCGGCAAGGGTACTTTCGGTCAGGTGTATCAAGTGCGAAAGAAGGATACTCAGCGCATTTACGCCATGAAGGTtctgcagaagaaggttATTGTGCAAAAGAAGGAAGTTGCCCATACCGTGGGAGAACGAAATATCCTGGTTCGAACCGCCATGTCCGACTCCCCTTTTATCGTTGGTCTCAAGTTCTCTTTTCAGACACCATCAGAACTTTATCTCGTTACTGATTACATGTCTGGAGGTGAGCTGTTTTGGCATCTACAGAAAGAGGGTCGGTTTGACGAGAAGCGAGCCAAGTTCTACATCGCCGAACTGATCTTGGCCATTCAGCACCTTCATCATAACGACATTGTATACCGGGATCTGAAGCCTGAGAATATCCTCTTGGATGCTAACGGACACATCGCCCTTTGTGACTTTGGTCTTTCCAAGGCCAATCTCACAAAGAATGACACTACCAATACTTTCTGTGGAACAACCGAATACCTTGCGCCTGAGGTTTTGCTAGACGAATCTGGCTACACCAAGATGGTGGACTTCTGGTCGCTTGGAGTTTTGGTCTTTGAGATGTGCTGCGGCTGGAGCCCATTCTATGCCGAAGATACGCAGCAAATGTATAAGAATATTGCTTTCGGCAAGGTGAGGTTTCCTCGAGATACCCTGTCTCAGGAAGGACGGAATTTCGTCAAGGGACTCCTCAATAGAAACCCCAAGCACAGACTAGGTGCGACCGACGACGCCGAGGAGCTGAAGAGACACCCCTTCTTCGCCGATGTCGATTGGactcttctctccaagaagcttatCACTCCACCTTTCAAACCCAAATTGAAGTCTGAGACGGACGTCTCATACTTCGATCCGGAATTCACGACCGCGCTGGATCAGAATGGCTCTCTGAACGAACGTGCTGCTGCGTTGGCCCGAGGCTATGCCGCTTCAAcccctctttctccttccGTTCAGGCCAACTTTCAAGGCTTCACGTTTGTTGACGAAAGCGCATTAGATGATCATATGCGAGACAGAGCAGGACtcgttgatgaagatatggatgatggaCAACATCACAGGAACCGCGATAATGACGATTGGGACAATATCGACGACATTGACCTCAGGAAGGCAAACCGGATGAGCGGGATCGTGAAGACTGGACATGATGAGCACATGGTGGGTGGTTCTCACTTTGACGTATAA
- a CDS encoding AGC/AKT protein kinase, translating to MHGVINKNVRSAADEDGADHIGLETPRSGVATPQPDLQDKRLPGIMSYFGQSGNSTPTRAMSAARPSGSDRAPSSGRTSHDGAEVSGAQTPRSSAGAQAPAAKGKLTIKINEARGLRKSRDPYVVVVFQRSELISGGPHHIDEDDNLSVEPPPVAGGIPIQRSGSDSGRPLAIPMRSRQSSNTSINDYGSFRNRSGGQLTFTNPKWDAEAEFDVVDYDMLVDVSVYDHGATGDEFLGHVDFQASKDPGATVQGWFQLQGHADTMAENAPTGEIFLEAIYHRAERKQFGPTDFEILKLIGKGTFGQVYQVRKKDTQRIYAMKVLQKKVIVQKKEVAHTVGERNILVRTAMSDSPFIVGLKFSFQTPSELYLVTDYMSGGELFWHLQKEGRFDEKRAKFYIAELILAIQHLHHNDIVYRDLKPENILLDANGHIALCDFGLSKANLTKNDTTNTFCGTTEYLAPEVLLDESGYTKMVDFWSLGVLVFEMCCGWSPFYAEDTQQMYKNIAFGKVRFPRDTLSQEGRNFVKGLLNRNPKHRLGATDDAEELKRHPFFADVDWTLLSKKLITPPFKPKLKSETDVSYFDPEFTTALDQNGSLNERAAALARGYAASTPLSPSVQANFQGFTFVDESALDDHMRDRAGLVDEDMDDGQHHRNRDNDDWDNIDDIDLRKANRMSGIVKTGHDEHMVGGSHFDV from the exons ATGCATGGGGTTATTAACAAAAACGTCAGGTCTGCGGCAGACGAGGATGGCGCCGATCACATTGGTCTCGAAACTCCTCGATCCGGTGTAGCTACACCTCAACCCGATCTACAGGACAAACGCTTACCAGGAATCATGAGCTACTTCGGCCAG AGCGGCAACTCGACTCCTACTCGAGCAATGTCGGCTGCTCGACCATCTGGCTCCGATAGAGCCCCATCCTCCGGAAGGACCAGTCATGACGGTGCTGAAGTCAGCGGTGCCCAGACTCCAAGGAGTTCTGCTGGTGCCCAGGCGCCTGCCGCCAAGGGAAAGCTAACAATCAAGATCAATGAGGCTCGCGGGCTTAGGAAGAGTCGGGACCCTTATGTTGTTGTGGTTTTCCAGCGTAGTGAGCTCATTTCCGGGGGTCCCCACCATATCGATGAGGACGATAACCTCAGTGTTGAGCCACCTCCAGTCGCTGGTGGTATCCCTATCCAGCGATCAGGCAGTGACTCTGGACGTCCTTTGGCTATTCCAATGAGGAGCAGGCaaagcagcaacaccagcattAATGACTATGGCTCGTTCCGTAACCGATCCGGAGGTCAGCTTACATTCACCAACCCAAAATGGGATGCCGAAGCCGAGTT CGACGTTGTGGACTATGATATGCTGGTTGATGTCTCGGTCTATGATCATGGAGCAACGGGCGATGAATTTCTAGGTCATGTTGATTTTCAGGCCAGCAAGGATCCTGGTGCCACCGTCCAGGGTTGGTTCCAGCTGCAGGGCCATGCTGATACTATGGCAGAAAATGCGCCAACCGGTGAGATCTTCCTCGAGGCCATCTACCACAGAGCAGAGAGGAAGCAATTTGGCCCCACTGATTTCGAGATTCTGAAACTCATCGGCAAGGGTACTTTCGGTCAGGTGTATCAAGTGCGAAAGAAGGATACTCAGCGCATTTACGCCATGAAGGTtctgcagaagaaggttATTGTGCAAAAGAAGGAAGTTGCCCATACCGTGGGAGAACGAAATATCCTGGTTCGAACCGCCATGTCCGACTCCCCTTTTATCGTTGGTCTCAAGTTCTCTTTTCAGACACCATCAGAACTTTATCTCGTTACTGATTACATGTCTGGAGGTGAGCTGTTTTGGCATCTACAGAAAGAGGGTCGGTTTGACGAGAAGCGAGCCAAGTTCTACATCGCCGAACTGATCTTGGCCATTCAGCACCTTCATCATAACGACATTGTATACCGGGATCTGAAGCCTGAGAATATCCTCTTGGATGCTAACGGACACATCGCCCTTTGTGACTTTGGTCTTTCCAAGGCCAATCTCACAAAGAATGACACTACCAATACTTTCTGTGGAACAACCGAATACCTTGCGCCTGAGGTTTTGCTAGACGAATCTGGCTACACCAAGATGGTGGACTTCTGGTCGCTTGGAGTTTTGGTCTTTGAGATGTGCTGCGGCTGGAGCCCATTCTATGCCGAAGATACGCAGCAAATGTATAAGAATATTGCTTTCGGCAAGGTGAGGTTTCCTCGAGATACCCTGTCTCAGGAAGGACGGAATTTCGTCAAGGGACTCCTCAATAGAAACCCCAAGCACAGACTAGGTGCGACCGACGACGCCGAGGAGCTGAAGAGACACCCCTTCTTCGCCGATGTCGATTGGactcttctctccaagaagcttatCACTCCACCTTTCAAACCCAAATTGAAGTCTGAGACGGACGTCTCATACTTCGATCCGGAATTCACGACCGCGCTGGATCAGAATGGCTCTCTGAACGAACGTGCTGCTGCGTTGGCCCGAGGCTATGCCGCTTCAAcccctctttctccttccGTTCAGGCCAACTTTCAAGGCTTCACGTTTGTTGACGAAAGCGCATTAGATGATCATATGCGAGACAGAGCAGGACtcgttgatgaagatatggatgatggaCAACATCACAGGAACCGCGATAATGACGATTGGGACAATATCGACGACATTGACCTCAGGAAGGCAAACCGGATGAGCGGGATCGTGAAGACTGGACATGATGAGCACATGGTGGGTGGTTCTCACTTTGACGTATAA
- a CDS encoding AGC/AKT protein kinase: MHGVINKNVRSAADEDGADHIGLETPRSGVATPQPDLQDKRLPGIMSYFGQVRKYPSTPSSAPSSSQSDTTLDRISVVPTPPAGLQLQAHTQGSPRGCESSALDRSLLQHERPSSMPSTTERDEHNLSDPYPTPPTSQPSSSGGSISQDMISADSGAHGRATVEQKSFTQQSQFKKPTASPFTTTHFQTSNDPSLPELDSSKNAAPTKDSIISSHPEPSTSSGACSAAAPGKWHFLNGLKELTRMTFKSGNSTPTRAMSAARPSGSDRAPSSGRTSHDGAEVSGAQTPRSSAGAQAPAAKGKLTIKINEARGLRKSRDPYVVVVFQRSELISGGPHHIDEDDNLSVEPPPVAGGIPIQRSGSDSGRPLAIPMRSRQSSNTSINDYGSFRNRSGGQLTFTNPKWDAEAEFDVVDYDMLVDVSVYDHGATGDEFLGHVDFQASKDPGATVQGWFQLQGHADTMAENAPTGEIFLEAIYHRAERKQFGPTDFEILKLIGKGTFGQVYQVRKKDTQRIYAMKVLQKKVIVQKKEVAHTVGERNILVRTAMSDSPFIVGLKFSFQTPSELYLVTDYMSGGELFWHLQKEGRFDEKRAKFYIAELILAIQHLHHNDIVYRDLKPENILLDANGHIALCDFGLSKANLTKNDTTNTFCGTTEYLAPEVLLDESGYTKMVDFWSLGVLVFEMCCGWSPFYAEDTQQMYKNIAFGKVRFPRDTLSQEGRNFVKGLLNRNPKHRLGATDDAEELKRHPFFADVDWTLLSKKLITPPFKPKLKSETDVSYFDPEFTTALDQNGSLNERAAALARGYAASTPLSPSVQANFQGFTFVDESALDDHMRDRAGLVDEDMDDGQHHRNRDNDDWDNIDDIDLRKANRMSGIVKTGHDEHMVGGSHFDV, from the exons ATGCATGGGGTTATTAACAAAAACGTCAGGTCTGCGGCAGACGAGGATGGCGCCGATCACATTGGTCTCGAAACTCCTCGATCCGGTGTAGCTACACCTCAACCCGATCTACAGGACAAACGCTTACCAGGAATCATGAGCTACTTCGGCCAGGTTCGTAAATACCCTTCCACGCCTTCGTCAGCTCCCAGTTCGTCACAGAGTGATACCACTCTAGACCGAATTTCAGTTGTGCCCACTCCACCAGCCGGCCTGCAGTTGCAGGCACACACCCAAGGCTCTCCTCGCGGCTGTGAGTCCTCGGCTTTGGATCGttcgcttcttcaacatgagcGTCCTAGTTCTATGCCAAGTACTACTGAGCGGGATGAGCATAACCTTTCAGATCCCTACCCAACCCCACCCACTTCTCAGCCCTCGTCTTCGGGGGGTTCTATCTCCCAGGACATGATTTCTGCAGACTCAGGGGCGCATGGCAGGGCTACGGTCGAGCAAAAGTCTTTTACACAACAGTCACAATTCAAGAAACCCACAGCCTCACCATTCACCACCACCCACTTCCAAACTTCCAATGACCCATCACTACCTGAACTTGACTCCTCCAAAAACGCAGCACCTACCAAAGACTCCATTATTTCTTCGCATCCTGAGCCCAGTACAAGTTCAGGCGCCTGCTCAGCTGCTGCCCCCGGCAAGTGGCATTTTCTTAATGGACTCAAGGAGCTAACTCGTATGACGTTCAAGAGCGGCAACTCGACTCCTACTCGAGCAATGTCGGCTGCTCGACCATCTGGCTCCGATAGAGCCCCATCCTCCGGAAGGACCAGTCATGACGGTGCTGAAGTCAGCGGTGCCCAGACTCCAAGGAGTTCTGCTGGTGCCCAGGCGCCTGCCGCCAAGGGAAAGCTAACAATCAAGATCAATGAGGCTCGCGGGCTTAGGAAGAGTCGGGACCCTTATGTTGTTGTGGTTTTCCAGCGTAGTGAGCTCATTTCCGGGGGTCCCCACCATATCGATGAGGACGATAACCTCAGTGTTGAGCCACCTCCAGTCGCTGGTGGTATCCCTATCCAGCGATCAGGCAGTGACTCTGGACGTCCTTTGGCTATTCCAATGAGGAGCAGGCaaagcagcaacaccagcattAATGACTATGGCTCGTTCCGTAACCGATCCGGAGGTCAGCTTACATTCACCAACCCAAAATGGGATGCCGAAGCCGAGTT CGACGTTGTGGACTATGATATGCTGGTTGATGTCTCGGTCTATGATCATGGAGCAACGGGCGATGAATTTCTAGGTCATGTTGATTTTCAGGCCAGCAAGGATCCTGGTGCCACCGTCCAGGGTTGGTTCCAGCTGCAGGGCCATGCTGATACTATGGCAGAAAATGCGCCAACCGGTGAGATCTTCCTCGAGGCCATCTACCACAGAGCAGAGAGGAAGCAATTTGGCCCCACTGATTTCGAGATTCTGAAACTCATCGGCAAGGGTACTTTCGGTCAGGTGTATCAAGTGCGAAAGAAGGATACTCAGCGCATTTACGCCATGAAGGTtctgcagaagaaggttATTGTGCAAAAGAAGGAAGTTGCCCATACCGTGGGAGAACGAAATATCCTGGTTCGAACCGCCATGTCCGACTCCCCTTTTATCGTTGGTCTCAAGTTCTCTTTTCAGACACCATCAGAACTTTATCTCGTTACTGATTACATGTCTGGAGGTGAGCTGTTTTGGCATCTACAGAAAGAGGGTCGGTTTGACGAGAAGCGAGCCAAGTTCTACATCGCCGAACTGATCTTGGCCATTCAGCACCTTCATCATAACGACATTGTATACCGGGATCTGAAGCCTGAGAATATCCTCTTGGATGCTAACGGACACATCGCCCTTTGTGACTTTGGTCTTTCCAAGGCCAATCTCACAAAGAATGACACTACCAATACTTTCTGTGGAACAACCGAATACCTTGCGCCTGAGGTTTTGCTAGACGAATCTGGCTACACCAAGATGGTGGACTTCTGGTCGCTTGGAGTTTTGGTCTTTGAGATGTGCTGCGGCTGGAGCCCATTCTATGCCGAAGATACGCAGCAAATGTATAAGAATATTGCTTTCGGCAAGGTGAGGTTTCCTCGAGATACCCTGTCTCAGGAAGGACGGAATTTCGTCAAGGGACTCCTCAATAGAAACCCCAAGCACAGACTAGGTGCGACCGACGACGCCGAGGAGCTGAAGAGACACCCCTTCTTCGCCGATGTCGATTGGactcttctctccaagaagcttatCACTCCACCTTTCAAACCCAAATTGAAGTCTGAGACGGACGTCTCATACTTCGATCCGGAATTCACGACCGCGCTGGATCAGAATGGCTCTCTGAACGAACGTGCTGCTGCGTTGGCCCGAGGCTATGCCGCTTCAAcccctctttctccttccGTTCAGGCCAACTTTCAAGGCTTCACGTTTGTTGACGAAAGCGCATTAGATGATCATATGCGAGACAGAGCAGGACtcgttgatgaagatatggatgatggaCAACATCACAGGAACCGCGATAATGACGATTGGGACAATATCGACGACATTGACCTCAGGAAGGCAAACCGGATGAGCGGGATCGTGAAGACTGGACATGATGAGCACATGGTGGGTGGTTCTCACTTTGACGTATAA
- a CDS encoding AGC/AKT protein kinase, producing the protein MTMARSVTDPEVSLHSPTQNGMPKPSCKLPSVDICVRDSLLTLASDVVDYDMLVDVSVYDHGATGDEFLGHVDFQASKDPGATVQGWFQLQGHADTMAENAPTGEIFLEAIYHRAERKQFGPTDFEILKLIGKGTFGQVYQVRKKDTQRIYAMKVLQKKVIVQKKEVAHTVGERNILVRTAMSDSPFIVGLKFSFQTPSELYLVTDYMSGGELFWHLQKEGRFDEKRAKFYIAELILAIQHLHHNDIVYRDLKPENILLDANGHIALCDFGLSKANLTKNDTTNTFCGTTEYLAPEVLLDESGYTKMVDFWSLGVLVFEMCCGWSPFYAEDTQQMYKNIAFGKVRFPRDTLSQEGRNFVKGLLNRNPKHRLGATDDAEELKRHPFFADVDWTLLSKKLITPPFKPKLKSETDVSYFDPEFTTALDQNGSLNERAAALARGYAASTPLSPSVQANFQGFTFVDESALDDHMRDRAGLVDEDMDDGQHHRNRDNDDWDNIDDIDLRKANRMSGIVKTGHDEHMVGGSHFDV; encoded by the coding sequence ATGACTATGGCTCGTTCCGTAACCGATCCGGAGGTCAGCTTACATTCACCAACCCAAAATGGGATGCCGAAGCCGAGTTGTAAGTTGCCTTCTGTGGACATTTGTGTCAGAGATTCATTACTGACACTGGCTAGCGACGTTGTGGACTATGATATGCTGGTTGATGTCTCGGTCTATGATCATGGAGCAACGGGCGATGAATTTCTAGGTCATGTTGATTTTCAGGCCAGCAAGGATCCTGGTGCCACCGTCCAGGGTTGGTTCCAGCTGCAGGGCCATGCTGATACTATGGCAGAAAATGCGCCAACCGGTGAGATCTTCCTCGAGGCCATCTACCACAGAGCAGAGAGGAAGCAATTTGGCCCCACTGATTTCGAGATTCTGAAACTCATCGGCAAGGGTACTTTCGGTCAGGTGTATCAAGTGCGAAAGAAGGATACTCAGCGCATTTACGCCATGAAGGTtctgcagaagaaggttATTGTGCAAAAGAAGGAAGTTGCCCATACCGTGGGAGAACGAAATATCCTGGTTCGAACCGCCATGTCCGACTCCCCTTTTATCGTTGGTCTCAAGTTCTCTTTTCAGACACCATCAGAACTTTATCTCGTTACTGATTACATGTCTGGAGGTGAGCTGTTTTGGCATCTACAGAAAGAGGGTCGGTTTGACGAGAAGCGAGCCAAGTTCTACATCGCCGAACTGATCTTGGCCATTCAGCACCTTCATCATAACGACATTGTATACCGGGATCTGAAGCCTGAGAATATCCTCTTGGATGCTAACGGACACATCGCCCTTTGTGACTTTGGTCTTTCCAAGGCCAATCTCACAAAGAATGACACTACCAATACTTTCTGTGGAACAACCGAATACCTTGCGCCTGAGGTTTTGCTAGACGAATCTGGCTACACCAAGATGGTGGACTTCTGGTCGCTTGGAGTTTTGGTCTTTGAGATGTGCTGCGGCTGGAGCCCATTCTATGCCGAAGATACGCAGCAAATGTATAAGAATATTGCTTTCGGCAAGGTGAGGTTTCCTCGAGATACCCTGTCTCAGGAAGGACGGAATTTCGTCAAGGGACTCCTCAATAGAAACCCCAAGCACAGACTAGGTGCGACCGACGACGCCGAGGAGCTGAAGAGACACCCCTTCTTCGCCGATGTCGATTGGactcttctctccaagaagcttatCACTCCACCTTTCAAACCCAAATTGAAGTCTGAGACGGACGTCTCATACTTCGATCCGGAATTCACGACCGCGCTGGATCAGAATGGCTCTCTGAACGAACGTGCTGCTGCGTTGGCCCGAGGCTATGCCGCTTCAAcccctctttctccttccGTTCAGGCCAACTTTCAAGGCTTCACGTTTGTTGACGAAAGCGCATTAGATGATCATATGCGAGACAGAGCAGGACtcgttgatgaagatatggatgatggaCAACATCACAGGAACCGCGATAATGACGATTGGGACAATATCGACGACATTGACCTCAGGAAGGCAAACCGGATGAGCGGGATCGTGAAGACTGGACATGATGAGCACATGGTGGGTGGTTCTCACTTTGACGTATAA
- a CDS encoding F-type H+-transporting ATPase subunit H, translating to MLIQLSRASRARSAVAAVSRVARPNAVQVRGFIAPTVSRKADFVQELYLKELKAYKIPAVKESDAEGNVQTFNLPKTPASPEETDLASNLKEYESMAVEIEGQDSSAQSGTPEVADWLEAEEEDEPHH from the exons ATGCTCATTCAACTCTCCAGGGCTTCG CGCGCTCGCTCCGCCGTTGCGGCTGTTTCTCGTGTCGCCAGACCCAATGCCGTTCAGGTGAGGGGCTTCATTGCTCCCACTGTCTCCCGGAAAG CCGACTTTGTCCAGGAGCTTTatctcaaggagctcaaggcctACAAGATCCCCGCCGTCAAGGAGTCCGATGCTGAGGGCAACGTCCAGACATTCAACCTCCCCAAGACACCTGCCTCTCCAGAGGAGACCGACCTCGCCAGCAACCTGAAGGAGTACGAGAGCATGGCCGTTGAGATTGAGGGTCAGGACAGCTCTGCCCAGTCTGGTACCCCCGAGGTTGCCGACTGGcttgaggccgaggaggaggatgagccTCACCACTAA